The Patescibacteria group bacterium genome includes a window with the following:
- the eno gene encoding phosphopyruvate hydratase, with protein MTKIKSVKAREILDSRGNPTVEVEVCLDNGKKAWAGVPSGASTGSREALELRDGDKRRYGGQGVLKAVKNINTVIAPKLIGLDPAKQKEIDELMLKLDGTENKSKLGANAILGVSMAVARVAAFSQNKSLYVYLHKKYWNSSRMSFPVPMMNIMNGGAHAGWSIDIQEFMVMPQQKNIKEAIRCGAEIFHVLKKLLAKAGYPVTVGDEGGYAPKLTGNEKAMGLIVSAIRGSGYKPGQDVRIAIDSAASEFFDDKDKHYDMKADKKTRTSKEMIKMYGEWIKKYPIESLEDGLAEGDWQGWADLTQALGRRVALVGDDLFVTNSKILQEGINKKVANAILIKLNQIGTLTETVEAMKLAQKNNYKLAVSHRSGETPDDFIADLAVASGAEYIKTGSLSRGERVAKYNRLMEIWDEMGKK; from the coding sequence ATGACAAAAATAAAGTCCGTTAAGGCGCGAGAAATTTTGGATTCGCGTGGCAATCCAACGGTAGAGGTTGAGGTGTGCTTGGATAATGGCAAAAAAGCTTGGGCTGGAGTGCCCTCCGGAGCCTCTACGGGCTCGCGTGAAGCCTTGGAACTTCGGGATGGCGATAAACGGCGATATGGTGGCCAAGGCGTACTTAAGGCCGTAAAAAATATCAACACGGTTATTGCGCCGAAGTTAATAGGATTGGATCCGGCCAAGCAGAAAGAAATTGACGAACTGATGCTTAAGTTGGACGGTACGGAAAATAAATCCAAGTTAGGCGCTAATGCTATTTTAGGAGTTTCTATGGCAGTGGCGCGTGTTGCGGCTTTTAGTCAGAACAAATCGCTTTACGTTTATCTTCACAAAAAATATTGGAACAGCAGTAGAATGTCTTTCCCGGTGCCAATGATGAATATTATGAATGGCGGCGCGCACGCCGGCTGGTCAATTGATATTCAGGAGTTCATGGTGATGCCGCAACAAAAGAATATTAAGGAAGCGATTCGTTGTGGTGCAGAGATTTTCCATGTTCTTAAGAAACTTTTGGCTAAAGCCGGTTACCCAGTAACGGTTGGCGATGAAGGCGGTTATGCTCCCAAGCTGACCGGCAATGAAAAGGCCATGGGATTGATTGTTTCTGCTATTAGGGGGAGTGGTTATAAACCGGGCCAAGACGTCAGGATAGCTATTGATTCGGCCGCCTCGGAGTTTTTTGATGATAAAGACAAACATTATGACATGAAAGCCGATAAGAAAACCAGAACTTCAAAAGAGATGATCAAAATGTACGGCGAATGGATTAAGAAATATCCGATTGAGTCATTGGAAGACGGTTTGGCTGAAGGGGATTGGCAGGGTTGGGCGGATTTGACTCAGGCCTTGGGCAGGAGGGTTGCTTTGGTTGGCGATGATTTGTTTGTGACTAATTCCAAAATTCTTCAGGAAGGCATTAATAAGAAAGTGGCCAATGCCATTTTAATCAAATTAAATCAAATTGGCACCCTGACAGAAACAGTAGAGGCGATGAAACTGGCGCAAAAAAATAATTATAAGCTGGCGGTCAGTCATAGGAGCGGTGAAACTCCTGATGATTTTATCGCCGATTTGGCCGTAGCTTCTGGCGCCGAGTACATTAAAACCGGATCGCTTAGCCGGGGTGAAAGAGTCGCTAAGTATAACCGTTTGATGGAAATCTGGGATGAGATGGGTAAAAAATAA
- the gpmI gene encoding 2,3-bisphosphoglycerate-independent phosphoglycerate mutase, with the protein MPVKSKKSQKTEIAKKVLLLILDGWGIGKEDGSNPIFLAKPKFINSLYKKYPWTELCASGLCVGLPPDQVGNSEAGHMNLGAGRIADQDVIKISKHIGTGEFFKNPAFLAAINHAKKNKTALHLMGMLSNGQSPHSDPDHLLALLTLVRKHELKKVYLHLFTDGRDSPPMSALKSIMALERSLKPNEIISTVIGRFYAMDRKKVWTRTIAAYNAMTDGRDAHYADSPQAGIDRAYNANISDEFIEPIVIRQKGKMTPRISDNDAIIFFNLRSDRARQMAKPFVQHQFEEKNPGFVKRKRVLRNVSFVAMTDFGPDLDSILTAYPSEDLKNTLPIVLKNKKQIYIAESEKYAHVTFFFNGGYADPVGGEERINIPSPHVDRYDKTPAMSTKGITSRIIASLRKYDFICANIACPDMIGHTGNMEAAQETVKAVDKYVKQIVAAALKNDAVLLITADHGNIEYKLNLETGERLTEHTTNPVPFIVVGGSFGKSLKLKRDGVLGDVAPTVIKLFGLNKPKGMSKNSLI; encoded by the coding sequence ATGCCTGTAAAATCTAAAAAATCACAAAAAACAGAAATCGCTAAAAAAGTTCTTTTGCTCATATTAGACGGTTGGGGAATCGGCAAAGAAGACGGTTCCAATCCGATTTTTTTAGCTAAACCGAAGTTTATCAATTCTTTGTATAAGAAGTATCCCTGGACGGAATTATGCGCGTCCGGACTTTGCGTCGGTTTGCCGCCAGACCAGGTGGGAAACTCTGAAGCCGGCCACATGAACTTGGGAGCCGGACGCATTGCCGATCAGGACGTGATTAAGATTTCCAAACACATCGGTACTGGCGAATTTTTCAAGAACCCCGCTTTTTTGGCGGCTATTAATCACGCCAAAAAGAATAAAACCGCTTTGCATTTGATGGGTATGCTGTCTAACGGCCAGAGTCCCCACAGCGATCCTGATCATCTTTTGGCTTTACTGACCTTAGTGCGCAAGCATGAGTTAAAAAAAGTTTATTTGCATTTATTTACCGATGGTCGCGATTCACCGCCTATGTCGGCCTTGAAATCCATCATGGCTTTGGAGCGTTCGCTTAAACCCAATGAGATCATCTCTACGGTTATCGGTCGGTTTTACGCCATGGATCGCAAGAAAGTCTGGACCAGGACTATCGCGGCTTACAACGCCATGACCGACGGCCGGGATGCGCATTATGCTGACAGTCCTCAGGCCGGCATCGACCGCGCTTACAATGCTAATATATCCGATGAATTCATCGAGCCTATTGTCATTAGGCAAAAAGGAAAAATGACGCCGCGTATCAGCGATAATGACGCCATTATTTTCTTTAATTTGCGCAGCGATCGCGCCAGGCAAATGGCCAAGCCGTTTGTCCAGCATCAATTTGAAGAAAAGAATCCAGGGTTTGTTAAGCGTAAACGAGTATTGCGTAATGTTTCCTTTGTGGCTATGACTGATTTCGGACCGGATTTGGATAGTATTCTGACCGCTTATCCTTCGGAAGATTTAAAAAACACCTTGCCTATAGTGTTGAAGAACAAGAAGCAGATTTATATCGCCGAGAGCGAGAAATACGCTCATGTGACTTTCTTTTTTAATGGTGGTTATGCTGATCCGGTGGGCGGTGAAGAAAGAATTAATATTCCTTCGCCTCATGTGGATAGATACGACAAGACGCCGGCTATGTCCACCAAAGGAATAACCAGCAGAATTATTGCTTCATTAAGAAAATACGATTTTATCTGCGCCAACATCGCTTGTCCTGATATGATCGGCCACACCGGCAATATGGAAGCGGCGCAAGAAACAGTTAAGGCTGTTGATAAATACGTCAAGCAAATCGTGGCGGCCGCGCTTAAGAATGATGCCGTGTTGCTCATCACTGCCGATCATGGCAATATAGAATACAAACTCAATTTGGAAACAGGGGAGAGGTTGACCGAACATACCACTAACCCAGTGCCATTTATTGTTGTAGGTGGCAGTTTCGGCAAGTCGCTAAAATTAAAGCGCGATGGCGTTTTGGGTGATGTCGCCCCTACTGTTATTAAACTGTTCGGTTTAAATAAACCCAAGGGAATGAGTAAGAATAGCTTGATTTAA
- the gpmI gene encoding 2,3-bisphosphoglycerate-independent phosphoglycerate mutase, with the protein MTDSKNKRLKPVILMILDGWGAAPPSRSNAITLAKTPGVTGLIKTYPALTLQASGEAVGLSWGEIGNSEVGHLNLGSGKLVYQNLPRINKSISDGAFFENEKFINAIKHAKKNKGKVHLLGLISSGGVHSHIDHLFALLELCQKEKFREVYIHGVLDGRDMPYNSGIDFVEKIKNKSEELGVGRIATLSGRFYAMDRDNHWERIVLAYNAMVKGEATERFSDPSEAVSASYDKKIYDEEFVPVVIEDGGRPVATIAPGDAVIFFNFRADRAREISKAFVLPGFEKFERQYLKDLYFVAMTEYEKDVPMEVAFPPETIKDPLAKVIADAGLTQLHIAETEKYAHVTFFFNGGTEQEFTGEDRVLVPSPRVSSYAEKPEMSAKEVTQKTIDAIMADKYDFIVLNFANCDMVGHTGDLKATIKAVEAVDSCVKKITEVVLAKGGAALITADHGNAEELLNLQSGEIDKEHSTYPVPLIIVGKEWEGKNAGFPEVPGGDLSLVQPAGILSDVAPTIIKIMGLEQPAEMTGKPLI; encoded by the coding sequence ATGACTGATAGCAAAAACAAACGACTTAAACCGGTAATACTGATGATTTTGGATGGTTGGGGAGCGGCCCCGCCTTCAAGATCCAATGCCATTACTCTGGCCAAAACGCCGGGGGTGACAGGATTAATAAAAACTTATCCGGCTTTGACTTTACAGGCCTCGGGCGAAGCCGTGGGCTTGTCTTGGGGGGAAATTGGCAACTCTGAAGTCGGGCATCTTAATTTGGGCTCGGGCAAGCTGGTTTACCAGAATTTGCCGCGCATTAATAAATCCATTTCTGACGGCGCCTTTTTTGAGAATGAAAAGTTTATCAATGCCATAAAACACGCTAAGAAAAACAAAGGCAAAGTTCATTTGCTGGGGTTGATTTCTTCGGGCGGCGTGCACAGCCATATTGATCATTTATTCGCTTTGTTGGAGCTGTGTCAGAAAGAAAAATTCCGCGAGGTATATATTCATGGCGTTTTGGACGGCCGTGACATGCCCTATAATTCCGGCATTGATTTTGTGGAAAAAATAAAAAACAAATCCGAGGAATTGGGTGTCGGCCGCATTGCCACTCTGTCCGGCCGGTTTTATGCTATGGATCGCGACAATCATTGGGAGCGCATCGTTCTGGCTTATAACGCCATGGTCAAAGGTGAAGCCACGGAAAGATTCAGTGATCCGAGCGAGGCGGTCAGCGCTTCTTACGATAAAAAGATCTATGATGAGGAATTTGTGCCGGTAGTGATCGAAGATGGCGGCCGGCCTGTGGCCACCATCGCCCCCGGCGATGCCGTGATATTTTTTAATTTTCGCGCGGATCGCGCTCGAGAGATTTCCAAAGCGTTCGTTTTGCCCGGTTTTGAAAAGTTTGAACGGCAATATTTGAAAGATTTATATTTCGTGGCTATGACCGAATACGAGAAGGATGTCCCGATGGAAGTCGCTTTTCCTCCTGAAACCATTAAAGATCCGTTGGCTAAGGTTATAGCCGATGCCGGCCTAACTCAATTGCATATCGCGGAGACGGAGAAATACGCCCACGTCACTTTTTTCTTTAATGGCGGTACCGAGCAGGAATTTACCGGTGAAGACAGGGTGTTGGTGCCGTCGCCACGCGTGTCTTCTTATGCGGAGAAGCCGGAAATGTCAGCCAAGGAAGTGACGCAGAAAACCATCGACGCTATTATGGCTGATAAGTATGATTTTATTGTGTTGAATTTTGCCAATTGTGATATGGTCGGCCATACTGGAGACTTAAAAGCCACAATCAAAGCCGTGGAAGCAGTGGACAGTTGCGTCAAAAAAATCACAGAAGTGGTTTTGGCCAAAGGCGGAGCGGCCTTAATTACCGCTGATCATGGCAATGCCGAGGAGTTGCTCAATTTACAATCAGGCGAAATAGACAAGGAACACAGCACTTATCCGGTACCGCTTATTATCGTCGGCAAGGAATGGGAGGGTAAGAACGCCGGTTTTCCGGAAGTGCCTGGCGGTGATCTATCTTTGGTTCAGCCGGCTGGCATACTGTCCGATGTGGCACCGACGATTATCAAGATTATGGGGCTCGAACAGCCGGCGGAAATGACCGGTAAACCGTTGATTTAA